In Nitrospiraceae bacterium, the following are encoded in one genomic region:
- the lysA gene encoding diaminopimelate decarboxylase, with translation MHDFEYRQGELYCEDVPLSRIAKEVGSPCYVYSHRTLVRHFRAYDGAFKNIPHIVAFAMKSNSNLAILRLMAKEGSGVDIVSGGELYRAMKAGVPAQKIVFAGVGKSPEEIRDALKADILMFNVESPAELQAINDVAASMGLKARVALRINPDIDPKTHPYISTGLKKSKFGIAADRAIEEFKAASALSHIEVVGVHKHIGSQLTEVTPFVEALKKVLGLVQTLKEQGINIRYINIGGGLGITYSDETPPQPKDLAEAISPLVRDLKCVLIMEPGRVIVGNAGVLITKVLYTKDGEAKRFLIVDAAMNDLIRPSLYGAYHDIRPLHENSIHNPKHMVDVVGPVCESGDFLAKDRQLPEMKAGELMAVMSAGAYGFVMSSNYNSRPRVPEVLVNEGQIHVIRSRETYEDLVKGERIPSFLE, from the coding sequence ATGCATGACTTTGAGTATCGCCAAGGAGAACTGTACTGCGAGGATGTCCCACTGTCCCGTATCGCCAAGGAAGTCGGGAGCCCTTGCTATGTCTATAGCCATCGCACGCTGGTGCGGCATTTCCGCGCGTATGACGGGGCGTTCAAGAACATTCCCCACATCGTTGCGTTTGCGATGAAATCGAATTCGAACCTCGCCATCCTTCGGCTCATGGCCAAAGAGGGCAGCGGTGTGGATATTGTGTCGGGAGGGGAGCTCTATCGCGCGATGAAAGCCGGTGTGCCGGCCCAGAAAATCGTATTTGCCGGCGTAGGCAAGAGCCCGGAGGAAATCCGCGATGCGCTGAAAGCCGACATCCTGATGTTCAATGTCGAGTCGCCGGCTGAGTTGCAGGCGATCAACGACGTTGCGGCATCGATGGGCCTCAAGGCTCGGGTGGCCTTGCGCATCAATCCGGACATCGATCCCAAGACGCATCCCTATATCTCGACCGGTCTGAAGAAGAGCAAGTTCGGGATCGCGGCGGATCGTGCCATCGAAGAGTTTAAGGCGGCTTCGGCCCTCAGCCACATCGAGGTGGTGGGGGTTCATAAGCACATCGGATCACAATTGACCGAGGTCACGCCGTTCGTTGAGGCGCTCAAGAAGGTGCTGGGCTTGGTGCAGACCCTGAAAGAGCAGGGCATCAACATCCGGTACATCAATATCGGGGGCGGGTTGGGGATCACCTATTCGGACGAAACCCCGCCACAACCGAAAGATTTGGCTGAGGCAATTTCGCCCTTGGTGCGCGACTTGAAGTGCGTACTCATTATGGAGCCTGGCCGGGTAATTGTTGGAAATGCGGGCGTCCTGATCACCAAGGTTTTGTATACGAAGGACGGTGAGGCCAAGCGGTTCCTGATCGTGGATGCGGCGATGAACGACCTCATCCGGCCCAGTCTCTACGGGGCGTATCACGACATTCGGCCGCTCCATGAGAACAGCATTCATAACCCGAAACATATGGTGGATGTCGTTGGGCCGGTCTGCGAGTCCGGTGACTTCCTAGCGAAAGACCGGCAGCTGCCGGAAATGAAGGCCGGCGAATTGATGGCGGTGATGAGTGCAGGCGCCTATGGATTTGTGATGTCTTCCAATTACAACTCGAGGCCTCGAGTTCCCGAAGTGTTGGTCAATGAAGGGCAGATACACGTGATCCGTTCGCGTGAAACGTACGAGGATTTGGTCAAGGGTGAGCGCATTCCCTCGTTTCTGGAGTAG
- a CDS encoding uracil-DNA glycosylase, with protein MSNMRILETDIAACRACARLVEYRESVAREKRRQYREWTYWGKPIPGFGDSRGRLYVLGLAPAAHGGNRTGRVFTGDRSGDWLYEALHRFGFANQATSTHAEDGLALTDCYIGATVRCAPPDNKPTPDEFAACQGFLLREITLMKQARVVIVLGKIAFDHYLKACRQLGLGDPRPRPKFAHGLSITLPSGIILLGSYHPSQQNTFTGKLTRPMFHHVFAEARRQINRNA; from the coding sequence ATGTCGAATATGCGCATCCTTGAGACGGATATTGCCGCATGCCGCGCGTGTGCCCGGCTCGTCGAGTACCGGGAATCCGTGGCACGCGAAAAGCGACGCCAGTATCGGGAGTGGACCTACTGGGGCAAACCGATACCCGGCTTCGGTGATTCCCGTGGGCGCTTGTATGTACTGGGTTTGGCCCCCGCAGCTCACGGAGGCAATCGAACCGGTCGTGTGTTTACCGGTGATCGCAGCGGGGATTGGTTGTACGAGGCTCTGCACCGATTTGGTTTTGCGAATCAAGCGACGTCGACCCACGCGGAGGATGGCCTTGCACTCACCGATTGTTACATCGGTGCGACGGTTCGCTGCGCGCCACCCGACAATAAACCCACCCCGGACGAATTCGCCGCGTGCCAGGGTTTTCTCCTCAGAGAGATTACCCTAATGAAGCAAGCTCGCGTCGTGATTGTGCTCGGAAAAATCGCCTTTGATCACTATTTGAAAGCATGCCGACAACTGGGGCTCGGAGATCCGCGGCCTCGGCCGAAGTTTGCCCACGGCCTGAGCATAACACTCCCTTCCGGTATCATCCTGCTTGGCTCCTATCACCCAAGTCAGCAAAACACCTTCACAGGAAAACTGACTCGCCCAATGTTCCACCACGTCTTCGCAGAGGCTCGTCGACAGATCAACCGGAACGCCTGA
- the fsa gene encoding fructose-6-phosphate aldolase, translated as MKLYLDTANVKEIQEGVNLGLVDGVTTNPSLVVKEGRNFREVLLEICNLVDGPISAEVVSLEAEAMVREGRDLAKVHKNVVVKVPLIPEGLKATKKLAAEGIRVNVTLCFSPTQALLAAKAGAWCVSPFIGRLDDVSSDGMELIRQIIAIYTNYDFKTQVLVASVRHPQHVVEAALAGGHICTMPYSVFQQLVKHPLTDIGLKKFLADWESAGKK; from the coding sequence ATGAAACTGTACCTCGATACAGCGAATGTGAAGGAAATTCAAGAAGGCGTGAATTTGGGGCTCGTAGACGGCGTGACGACCAATCCTTCCTTGGTAGTCAAGGAAGGCCGCAATTTCAGAGAGGTACTGCTTGAGATCTGTAACCTGGTCGATGGTCCGATCAGTGCCGAGGTGGTGTCGCTTGAAGCTGAAGCGATGGTGCGCGAAGGGCGCGACCTTGCAAAGGTCCACAAGAACGTTGTTGTGAAAGTGCCCCTGATTCCGGAAGGGCTCAAGGCAACAAAGAAGCTGGCCGCCGAAGGGATCCGGGTGAATGTGACACTCTGTTTCTCCCCGACGCAGGCCCTTCTTGCGGCAAAAGCCGGAGCCTGGTGCGTATCACCGTTTATCGGTCGACTCGACGATGTGAGTTCGGATGGAATGGAGTTGATCCGTCAGATCATTGCCATTTATACGAACTATGACTTTAAAACCCAGGTGCTGGTGGCAAGCGTGCGGCATCCGCAGCATGTCGTCGAAGCGGCTCTGGCAGGCGGGCATATCTGCACCATGCCGTATAGCGTATTCCAGCAGCTGGTGAAGCATCCGCTGACCGATATCGGCCTCAAGAAGTTTTTGGCCGACTGGGAATCGGCCGGAAAGAAGTAA
- a CDS encoding YHS domain-containing protein → MYRLLLIAGLLTVLYFLLRRAIRELRGAGKNIEPSAGGGDGKQMVQDPVCRVFVPRAEAVREEVGGQTYFFCSRNCAKAFQKQLSD, encoded by the coding sequence ATGTATAGACTTCTTTTGATTGCAGGCTTGTTGACGGTTCTCTACTTTCTCCTTCGGAGAGCTATTCGAGAACTTCGTGGTGCTGGGAAGAATATAGAGCCTTCTGCAGGGGGTGGTGATGGGAAGCAGATGGTCCAAGACCCTGTTTGCCGCGTATTTGTTCCAAGGGCTGAGGCCGTACGCGAAGAGGTGGGTGGGCAGACCTACTTTTTCTGCAGCCGCAACTGTGCCAAGGCATTCCAGAAACAGCTATCTGATTAA
- the dapA gene encoding 4-hydroxy-tetrahydrodipicolinate synthase has product MFSGSLVAIVTPFKNGRIDERALGDLIEWQITSGTNGIVPCGTTGESATLTHAEHDRVVAFTVEVAKKRVPVVAGTGSNSTEEAIVLTKHAKQAGVDGALLITPYYNKPTQEGLYRHYKAIAESVDLPLVLYNIPGRTGVNMAPATVARLTACPTVVAIKEGSGNVQQASEIIQLCGDRMTVLAGDDALTLPMMAVGGKGVITVTANLMPAEMSRLVSTFLDGRLDEARALHYRLYPLFTALFYETNPIPVKEALQMMGKMDAELRLPLCPMGTDNKDRLARVMKEAGLI; this is encoded by the coding sequence ATGTTTAGCGGTTCGTTGGTTGCGATTGTGACCCCGTTTAAGAACGGTAGGATCGATGAGCGCGCATTGGGCGACCTTATCGAGTGGCAAATTACCAGCGGGACGAATGGTATCGTCCCCTGTGGAACCACGGGAGAGTCCGCGACCCTGACCCATGCGGAACATGATCGGGTAGTGGCGTTCACCGTCGAGGTTGCCAAGAAGCGAGTCCCGGTGGTCGCCGGCACGGGCTCCAACAGCACGGAAGAAGCGATCGTGCTGACGAAACATGCGAAGCAGGCCGGGGTCGACGGGGCGCTACTGATCACTCCCTACTACAACAAGCCGACGCAGGAAGGGCTCTACCGCCACTATAAAGCCATCGCCGAGTCCGTCGATTTGCCGCTCGTGCTCTACAACATTCCGGGGCGAACCGGCGTGAATATGGCTCCGGCTACCGTAGCGCGACTCACTGCTTGTCCGACAGTCGTTGCGATCAAGGAAGGAAGCGGCAATGTGCAGCAAGCCTCCGAGATCATTCAGCTTTGCGGAGATCGGATGACGGTGCTGGCGGGTGATGATGCGCTGACGTTGCCGATGATGGCCGTTGGCGGCAAGGGCGTGATCACCGTGACAGCGAATCTCATGCCCGCCGAGATGTCCAGATTGGTGAGCACATTTCTGGACGGTCGTCTTGATGAGGCGCGTGCACTGCATTACCGCCTTTATCCGCTGTTTACTGCGCTGTTCTATGAGACAAATCCGATACCCGTCAAAGAGGCGCTGCAAATGATGGGGAAGATGGACGCGGAGCTCCGTTTGCCGCTGTGCCCGATGGGCACCGACAATAAGGATCGACTTGCACGAGTGATGAAAGAAGCCGGGCTGATCTAG
- a CDS encoding lytic transglycosylase domain-containing protein, translated as MHRWCKVTFLALVCAVLAAGWITSRAETPSDAKPSVTAPTKPDAGPQSGDATREGNAQTAEPEAGTELEDRLVILPEIKREGERFFLSSFKLPEKLTFAGQEVPLDNWQVRERVEYEFYQFLEDQGESIILAKRTGRCFAPAEKQLAEAGLPDDLKYMLLVESKCIAAAYSKAKASGPWQFINSTGRRYKLHSDRWLDERRNLEMSTEAAIKYLRYLREYQQGDWFVAMASYNAGEDRVKKLMKEQKVHDYWRMHGPRETMRYVPRIIAAKEIYSQPEKYLGLTKKDLYAPLETETVTVTIKDTQRHLTSIAEEYGTYFLELKMLNPEFTKDYLPKGTYQVKVPRQTCPNRCFKQDKLP; from the coding sequence ATGCACCGATGGTGTAAGGTGACGTTCTTGGCACTGGTTTGTGCCGTGCTTGCGGCGGGTTGGATCACCTCGCGGGCCGAGACGCCGAGTGATGCGAAACCGTCCGTGACTGCACCCACGAAACCTGACGCGGGACCACAGTCCGGAGATGCAACCCGCGAGGGCAACGCGCAGACAGCAGAGCCGGAAGCGGGGACAGAGTTGGAGGATCGGCTCGTCATCCTTCCGGAGATCAAAAGAGAGGGCGAACGGTTTTTTCTGAGCTCATTCAAGCTGCCGGAAAAGCTGACCTTTGCCGGTCAGGAAGTGCCGCTTGATAACTGGCAGGTGCGCGAGCGAGTCGAATACGAGTTCTACCAGTTCCTGGAAGATCAAGGCGAGAGCATCATTCTCGCGAAGCGGACCGGAAGATGTTTCGCTCCCGCCGAAAAGCAATTGGCGGAGGCCGGGCTTCCTGACGATCTCAAATATATGCTGCTGGTCGAAAGCAAATGCATTGCCGCTGCATATTCCAAAGCGAAGGCCTCTGGGCCCTGGCAGTTCATCAACTCGACGGGGCGTCGATACAAACTGCACAGCGATCGATGGCTGGATGAACGGCGGAATCTTGAGATGTCTACGGAAGCGGCGATCAAATATCTTCGCTACCTCAGAGAGTATCAGCAGGGCGATTGGTTCGTCGCGATGGCGTCCTACAACGCCGGCGAAGACCGGGTGAAGAAACTGATGAAGGAACAGAAGGTGCACGACTATTGGCGCATGCACGGGCCGCGGGAAACGATGCGCTACGTCCCTCGCATCATCGCTGCCAAAGAAATCTATTCTCAGCCGGAGAAGTATCTCGGTCTCACGAAGAAAGACCTGTATGCGCCGCTTGAAACCGAAACGGTGACTGTGACCATCAAGGACACCCAGCGGCATTTGACGTCGATCGCCGAAGAATACGGCACCTATTTCCTCGAGCTCAAAATGCTCAACCCTGAGTTCACCAAGGACTACTTGCCAAAGGGCACCTACCAAGTTAAAGTGCCGAGACAGACCTGCCCGAATCGCTGTTTCAAACAGGACAAGCTTCCCTAG
- a CDS encoding glycerate kinase, which translates to MDIGVPQPRARAIITKLVREALQAVDPYGAVSRHVSLTSRILRVGPRAFALKPRSRVVVVGAGKASARMAQALEGRLGSRIAAGVVVVKYGHTLPTKTIRVVEAGHPVPDAPGLAAAQDILNLCRSLGKDDVLIVLLSGGASSLLPSPVPGISLADKQTTTKLLLRSGATIQEMNAVRKHLSAVKGGQLAGITSARVLSLILSDVIGNDLATIGSGPTTPDPTTFRQAKEILDHYDVFHTVPAAVRKRITDGIGQLVPETPKPGAALFRRVHNCLIGDNEAAVDAVLLAARREKLKTLVLGTTLTGEARDAAKCFGALAREIDVRKRPLRRPCLVVAGGELTVTVRGQGTGGRAQEFALAAASEIMGIRNGWVAGFATDGTDGPTDVAGAVVDGQTMARAERAGVSVTQALQENNAYPLFRQLRGHIRTGPTGTNVNDLYLLLLL; encoded by the coding sequence ATGGACATCGGTGTCCCGCAACCCAGAGCGCGAGCCATAATCACCAAGCTCGTGCGAGAGGCGTTGCAGGCCGTCGATCCCTACGGTGCCGTCTCGCGGCATGTTTCCCTTACCAGCCGCATCCTTCGCGTGGGGCCTCGCGCATTTGCCCTGAAGCCCAGGAGTCGTGTCGTAGTTGTCGGGGCGGGTAAGGCCTCTGCGAGAATGGCACAAGCCCTCGAAGGTCGGCTTGGGTCCAGGATCGCCGCGGGCGTGGTGGTCGTGAAATACGGCCATACCTTGCCGACCAAGACCATTCGAGTCGTCGAGGCCGGTCATCCGGTGCCGGATGCACCGGGCCTTGCTGCAGCGCAGGACATCCTCAACCTGTGCCGATCCCTTGGCAAAGACGATGTCCTCATCGTTCTGCTGTCCGGTGGCGCATCCAGTCTGTTGCCGTCGCCGGTACCTGGAATCAGTCTGGCGGACAAACAAACGACAACGAAGCTTCTGCTGAGATCCGGGGCGACGATCCAGGAAATGAATGCCGTCCGCAAGCACCTGTCGGCGGTCAAAGGCGGCCAACTTGCCGGAATAACGTCCGCACGAGTCTTGTCACTGATCCTGTCCGACGTGATCGGCAACGATCTTGCCACGATCGGGTCCGGGCCGACCACGCCGGATCCCACTACTTTTCGGCAAGCGAAGGAGATTCTCGATCACTACGATGTCTTCCATACCGTTCCGGCAGCGGTTCGCAAACGCATCACCGACGGTATTGGGCAGCTGGTGCCGGAGACGCCGAAACCAGGTGCAGCCTTGTTCCGCCGTGTTCACAATTGCTTGATCGGCGACAACGAAGCGGCAGTCGATGCAGTGCTTCTGGCGGCCCGCCGTGAAAAACTGAAGACGCTTGTTCTCGGCACGACTCTGACGGGGGAGGCGAGGGACGCGGCCAAATGTTTCGGCGCGCTTGCCCGTGAGATTGATGTCAGAAAGCGGCCGCTCAGGCGTCCGTGTCTCGTGGTGGCCGGTGGTGAACTCACGGTGACGGTTCGTGGTCAAGGCACAGGTGGGCGAGCTCAGGAATTCGCGTTAGCTGCGGCGAGCGAAATCATGGGAATCAGGAACGGTTGGGTAGCCGGATTTGCAACCGACGGCACTGACGGTCCCACCGACGTGGCCGGTGCCGTTGTCGATGGGCAAACCATGGCGCGAGCCGAACGGGCTGGGGTCAGCGTGACGCAGGCATTGCAAGAGAACAACGCCTATCCTCTGTTCCGACAGTTGCGGGGCCACATTCGAACCGGTCCAACCGGCACCAATGTCAACGACCTTTACCTCCTTCTGCTCCTCTAG
- the rmuC gene encoding DNA recombination protein RmuC, with the protein MLDLDSTTFLTGAGLGFALGGLLVGWWATARAQAKLQATVLDHTERTQRAEVQAVELQKRLDLQQTDSAALRQELTEALQARAKAETRWEETLRHTEEQKALLTQARKELQDSFHALSGEALKHNNEAFLDLARSSFATLQAEAKGDLAQRHQAIDDLVKPLEESLRRYEEQLRQAEQIRQREYGSLDLHLKFMAESHQRLQQETTNLVKALRAPSVRGRWGEMTLRRVAELAGMAPHCDFVEQDSVGSMDGLLRPDMVVHLPGGRQIVVDAKTVLAAYLDAYEAQDDQQRQAHLLRHANQVRTRMDVLSLKAYWTQFAQTPEFVVLFLPGEQFLGAALEQDPTLIEDGFAQGVVLATPTTLIALLRAVAYGWRQEQLTEHAEQAGRLGKELYERMAVLADHLNDVGQALGKSVNAYNKAVGSMESRILPAARKFKDLGVSSDKEIALLQSSELMPRTTLPFEVEEARKR; encoded by the coding sequence ATGTTGGACCTCGATTCGACGACGTTTCTCACCGGCGCAGGCCTCGGTTTTGCGCTAGGAGGTTTGTTGGTCGGCTGGTGGGCTACCGCACGGGCGCAAGCAAAATTGCAGGCAACGGTTCTCGACCATACCGAGCGGACGCAGCGGGCCGAAGTTCAAGCCGTCGAATTGCAAAAGCGGCTGGATTTGCAGCAGACGGATTCGGCGGCATTGCGGCAAGAATTGACGGAGGCGTTGCAGGCGCGAGCGAAGGCCGAAACTCGCTGGGAAGAAACCCTGCGCCATACGGAAGAACAAAAGGCCTTGCTTACGCAGGCGCGCAAAGAGTTGCAGGACTCCTTCCACGCCCTCTCCGGCGAAGCACTGAAGCACAATAACGAAGCCTTCCTAGATCTGGCTCGCTCGTCGTTCGCGACGCTCCAAGCGGAGGCGAAGGGCGATTTGGCGCAGCGACACCAAGCCATCGACGATCTCGTCAAGCCGTTGGAAGAATCGTTGCGTCGTTACGAGGAACAGTTGCGCCAGGCCGAGCAGATCAGGCAGCGGGAGTACGGCAGTCTGGACTTGCATCTGAAGTTCATGGCGGAGTCGCATCAGCGCCTGCAGCAGGAAACGACCAATCTTGTGAAGGCGCTCCGGGCGCCGTCGGTGCGTGGGCGGTGGGGCGAAATGACCCTGCGGCGGGTGGCGGAGCTCGCAGGTATGGCGCCCCACTGCGATTTCGTCGAGCAGGATTCCGTGGGATCAATGGACGGCCTCCTCCGTCCGGACATGGTCGTGCATCTTCCGGGTGGCCGCCAGATCGTGGTGGATGCCAAAACGGTTCTGGCAGCGTATCTGGATGCCTACGAGGCGCAGGATGATCAACAGCGTCAGGCACATTTACTGCGACATGCGAATCAGGTCCGCACGAGGATGGATGTGCTGAGCCTCAAGGCCTATTGGACGCAGTTCGCCCAGACGCCGGAATTCGTGGTGTTGTTTCTTCCCGGTGAACAATTTTTGGGCGCAGCTCTTGAACAGGATCCCACGCTGATCGAAGATGGATTTGCGCAGGGGGTCGTGTTGGCGACACCTACGACGCTGATCGCCTTGCTGCGCGCGGTAGCCTATGGGTGGCGGCAGGAACAGCTGACCGAACATGCCGAACAGGCCGGACGGTTGGGCAAAGAATTGTACGAACGCATGGCCGTGTTGGCCGACCATCTCAACGACGTGGGGCAGGCCTTGGGCAAGAGCGTCAATGCCTACAACAAAGCAGTGGGATCCATGGAATCGCGCATTCTCCCGGCGGCGCGAAAATTCAAGGATCTTGGGGTGTCTTCTGACAAGGAGATCGCCTTGCTGCAATCCTCCGAGCTGATGCCGAGAACCACCTTGCCGTTTGAGGTTGAGGAAGCGAGAAAGCGTTGA
- a CDS encoding cobalamin-dependent protein (Presence of a B(12) (cobalamin)-binding domain implies dependence on cobalamin itself, in one of its several forms, or in some unusual lineages, dependence on a cobalamin-like analog.), giving the protein MELIQPSRTFVSPTNAPKRRLLLLDPYPRNSQYHLTAAERRAVWFPKLSLPTIAAYTPEHWQVDLVDEAVRDIDFDHPCDLVGLSVMTCYAPRAYEIAAEFRKRGVKVVMGGVHATYCPDEALQHVDTVVCGEAEDLWPEVVSDFEAGHMKRKYEMRAFPSLENYLSPRVELLSPDAYMTRQCSFTTRGCHFDCEFCSVSPFNGKTTRRRPVLEVIREILRVKHWIRSEIVERMCTDSLWQALKTGFRMRVGIEDGSIVAFVDDLHNSNRAYCRELWTALKPLNIKWGCQSTLFLADDEEMVKLAAESGCVSVFVGMESLDEDCLEETNKPFNRVQKFAQEIDMFHKYGIMVNPGIVFGFDNDDESVFERAVDFLTATKVELAYFNVLTPLPGTALYDRYNKEGRIFDRDWSKYDGKHVVFRPSRMTPEQLQEGFNWANHQFYSLSSIWKRLSGTQQRLVARWEMNREFRKLVKRSCPKGTLSPVAKVLKNLQAKLPIVDTAQLIPNAMYAIKQRIDQTAAPAHSLWLNIKAKRHDQKAAVVVTLEGTLDSVGAKELLKRIREAAEKARLDVIVNFEHLKHATPEALKALLDREAVKSVLPYAKVRYQKFTAAFQGALEGLSLNGAEFLIEDLQDA; this is encoded by the coding sequence ATGGAACTCATTCAACCATCCCGCACCTTCGTCTCGCCGACCAATGCGCCGAAACGCCGACTGCTGCTACTCGATCCGTATCCCCGCAACAGTCAGTACCATTTGACTGCTGCAGAACGTCGGGCCGTATGGTTTCCCAAGCTGAGCCTGCCGACCATTGCTGCGTACACGCCGGAACATTGGCAGGTGGACTTGGTTGATGAGGCGGTTCGGGACATCGATTTTGACCACCCCTGTGACTTGGTGGGTCTGTCGGTCATGACCTGTTATGCACCGAGGGCCTATGAGATCGCCGCGGAGTTCCGAAAGCGTGGGGTCAAGGTCGTGATGGGTGGTGTCCACGCGACCTACTGTCCCGACGAAGCATTGCAACATGTGGACACCGTAGTGTGCGGCGAGGCCGAAGATCTGTGGCCGGAGGTCGTATCCGACTTCGAGGCCGGGCATATGAAGCGCAAGTATGAGATGCGCGCCTTCCCCTCGCTGGAAAACTACCTGAGTCCGCGAGTTGAGTTGCTGAGTCCGGACGCGTACATGACTCGGCAGTGCAGTTTTACGACGAGGGGCTGCCATTTCGATTGCGAGTTTTGCAGCGTCTCGCCGTTCAATGGAAAGACGACGCGGCGGCGGCCGGTGCTAGAAGTCATTCGCGAGATCCTGCGTGTGAAGCACTGGATTCGAAGCGAGATCGTCGAGCGCATGTGCACGGATTCCCTCTGGCAGGCGCTCAAGACCGGATTCCGTATGAGGGTGGGCATTGAGGACGGCAGCATCGTGGCGTTCGTCGATGACCTGCACAACAGCAACCGCGCCTATTGCCGCGAACTCTGGACGGCATTGAAGCCGCTGAACATCAAGTGGGGCTGTCAGTCGACTCTGTTCTTGGCCGATGACGAAGAAATGGTGAAGCTGGCGGCCGAGAGCGGGTGCGTGTCGGTGTTCGTCGGGATGGAATCCCTCGACGAGGATTGCCTCGAAGAGACCAATAAGCCCTTTAATCGGGTCCAAAAGTTCGCGCAGGAAATCGACATGTTTCACAAGTACGGAATCATGGTGAATCCCGGCATCGTCTTCGGCTTCGACAACGACGATGAATCGGTGTTCGAGCGGGCTGTGGATTTCCTTACTGCCACGAAGGTGGAATTGGCTTACTTCAACGTGTTGACGCCGTTACCAGGCACGGCCTTGTATGACCGGTACAACAAGGAAGGCCGTATTTTCGACCGTGACTGGTCTAAGTATGATGGGAAGCACGTGGTGTTTCGGCCGAGTCGAATGACACCGGAGCAACTGCAAGAGGGATTCAACTGGGCCAACCACCAGTTTTACTCGCTGTCGTCGATTTGGAAGCGCCTCTCCGGTACCCAGCAGCGTTTGGTCGCCCGATGGGAAATGAATCGGGAATTTCGCAAGCTCGTCAAGCGGTCCTGTCCGAAGGGGACATTGTCACCGGTTGCCAAGGTGCTGAAGAATCTTCAGGCGAAACTGCCGATCGTCGATACGGCCCAATTAATTCCAAATGCGATGTACGCCATCAAGCAGCGGATCGACCAAACCGCGGCCCCGGCCCACAGTCTCTGGTTGAATATCAAAGCGAAGCGGCACGACCAAAAAGCAGCCGTCGTGGTCACGCTGGAGGGCACCCTCGACTCTGTCGGGGCGAAAGAGTTACTGAAGCGTATTCGTGAGGCGGCCGAGAAGGCGCGCTTGGACGTCATTGTAAATTTCGAACATCTGAAACATGCCACGCCGGAGGCGCTGAAGGCGCTGCTGGACCGTGAGGCGGTAAAATCAGTACTTCCCTACGCCAAGGTGCGGTATCAAAAATTTACCGCCGCCTTCCAGGGGGCACTCGAGGGGTTGTCATTAAACGGAGCTGAATTTTTGATCGAGGATCTTCAAGATGCATGA
- the dapB gene encoding 4-hydroxy-tetrahydrodipicolinate reductase: protein MIKVVVTGAAGRMGSRLISLVKDSAFLTLAGAVESKGHHAVGEDAGEVAGCGRIGVPISDDLSGLMDRSDVVVDFTTPPATLGHLKIVSQYRRGIVIGTTGFSSAELDELRAAAKVTPCVFSPNMSVGINVIYKVIGEMAKTLGEDYDIEVIEAHHRLKKDAPSGTALKMAEVLARAVNRDLGQVGVYARKGLIGERTRGEIGIQTIRAGDIVGDHTVLFGTMGERIEVTHRASSRDTFARGALRAARWLVKQPPGLYDMLDVLGLK, encoded by the coding sequence ATGATTAAGGTGGTAGTGACAGGAGCTGCAGGACGCATGGGCTCGCGTCTTATCTCGCTGGTGAAGGATTCCGCGTTTTTGACCCTGGCCGGTGCTGTGGAGAGCAAAGGGCACCATGCTGTGGGAGAAGACGCTGGGGAGGTGGCAGGTTGCGGCCGCATTGGCGTGCCGATTTCTGACGATCTTTCAGGATTGATGGATCGTTCGGATGTGGTAGTCGACTTTACCACGCCGCCAGCGACGCTCGGCCATTTGAAAATAGTGTCACAATATCGCCGGGGAATCGTCATCGGGACTACAGGGTTTTCTTCCGCCGAATTGGATGAGCTTCGAGCCGCCGCGAAAGTCACTCCCTGCGTGTTTTCGCCCAATATGAGTGTTGGTATCAACGTGATCTATAAAGTCATTGGAGAAATGGCTAAGACATTGGGAGAGGATTACGACATCGAGGTCATTGAAGCGCATCATCGACTGAAGAAAGACGCACCCAGCGGTACCGCGCTGAAGATGGCGGAGGTTTTGGCCAGGGCGGTGAATCGCGATTTGGGACAAGTTGGGGTCTATGCTCGTAAAGGGTTGATCGGAGAGCGGACTCGAGGCGAGATCGGCATTCAAACGATCCGAGCCGGTGACATTGTGGGGGACCATACGGTCCTTTTCGGCACCATGGGGGAGCGGATCGAGGTGACCCATCGAGCCAGTAGTCGCGATACTTTTGCTCGAGGGGCGCTTCGAGCAGCCCGATGGTTGGTGAAGCAACCTCCAGGGCTCTACGACATGCTCGATGTTTTGGGGCTGAAGTAG